CCGGATGCAAGGGTCGCTGTCGCACACGGACAAATGACTGAAACCGAGCTTGAATCTGTCATCTTCCAGTTCCTCGAAGGTGAGTATGATGTGCTTGTGACGACGACGATCATTGAAACGGGCGTTGATATCCCGAACGTAAATACGCTGATCGTTTTTGATGCTGACCGCATGGGCTTATCACAGCTTTATCAGCTGAGAGGACGCGTTGGCCGTTCGAACCGCGTGGCGTACGCTTATTTTACCTACAGGAAAGATAAAGTACTGACTGAAGTGGCTGAGCAGCGTCTGCAGTCGATTAAAGAATTCACAGAGCTCGGCTCAGGCTTTAAAATTGCGATGCGTGACTTGAGTATCCGCGGTGCCGGAAACCTATTAGGTGCCCAGCAGCACGGCTTCATTGACTCTGTCGGGTTCGATCTGTACTCTCAGATGCTGAAAGATGCGATTGAAGAACGCAAAGATCAGCTTCCTGGCGTCCAGGCCGAGGACAGCCGCGAAAAGCAGCAGGCTGTTGAAATTGATCTGGATATTAAACAGGATGCCTATATTCCTGAAAGCTATATTCCGGATGGCCATCAGAAGATTGAGATGTATAAAAAATTCCGCGGTCTGAAAACAATTGATGAAGTCATTGAACTGAAAGATGAAATGATTGACCGTTTCGGTGATTATCCGGACGAGGTGCATCATCTCTTCCAGATCGCTGAGATTAAAGCATACGGCTATGAAGTCGGACTTGAAACCATCAACCAGACAAAAGACGAAGTGAAAATTGAGCTGAGTGAAGGCGGCACGCAGAAAATAGATGGCGCCAAAGCGTTTGATATCACGAATGAATATAAGCGCAATGTCGGTCTGGGTATTGAAAACAACAGACTGAAAATCACATTTAAGATTAAAGGTCAGAAGCCTGAATCATGGTTCTCAATGATCCATCACGTGCTTTCACGACTGCCTGAAACACTGAAAGAATCTGCTTAATGTGACTTTCTTTTACAAAAACTTTCAAACGATCGTATAAATCTGCGGATTTGCCCGATACTATCGTTAAAAGCAGCTGTAAAAGAAGGAGAGAGTCCGATGAAAGCAACTGGTATAGTCAGACGGATTGATGACTTGGGACGCGTTGTCATCCCAAAGGAAATCAGACGTACATTAAGGATCCGTGAAGGAGATCCGCTTGAAATTTTTGTGGACCGCGATGGTGAGATCATTTTAAAAAAGTATTCACCGATCCACGAGCTTGGAAACTTTGCAAAAGAATATGCAGAATCACTATATGACAGCCTGCATCATGCTGTACTCATCTGTGATCGCGATCACTTTATCGCAGTAGCAGGGGCTTCGAAAAAAGAGTTTTTAAACCGCAGAATTAGCTCGCATACTGAGGAGATGATGGATGCGAGGAAAACGATGATGAAGGAAGAAGCATTTTCGATGGAGCCTGTTGAGCATAATGAAGAGGACCTTGCTTCACTTGCTGCTTCTCCAATTATCGCTTCAGGCGACCCGATCGGTGCAGTCCTTGTCTTTTCCAAGGATCATGCGCTGACAGAGGTTGATCTGAAGGTATGTGAAACAGCGGCCCGGTTTTTGGGACGCCAGATGGAAACTTAACCATATCCGGTTCGCCGGATATGGTTTTTTTAGGAGCTGTGGCGATGTAGGGCAGTGGGGCAGATTAGGTTATTCGATCAGGTTTTAATGTTTATCTGCCACCTTTGATTGGGATTCCATCACCTTTTAAGCCGATTCGGCCTGCACTGCTTTCCGGCTGTGGATTTACATCAGCAATTTGATGGATTCCATCATCTTTCAGGTTTATTCCATCACCTTTTCAATTATTCGACCGCCAATGATTCTGCCCACGCGCCCGCTCCTGTCACCCGGCCACTGTCGCCAAAACCCGCCACCCCCACACCAGATATGACCTGAAAAGACATTCCTGCTCCCCTTTGATATAATAAATAATCAGTGAAAGTGAACGAAGTGAAAGAGAGGACAGCCGAATGTCGCAGGCTTCTCAGACAATGATGAAAGGCGCAGCCATTTTGACATTTGCTGCGCTGTTTTCGAAAATACTCAGTGCGCTCTACAGGGTTCCGTTTCAAAACCTTGCTGGGGACACTGGATTTTATATTTATCAGCAGGTTTATCCTTTTTATGGGCTGTTTATTGCTCTTTGTACATATGCTTTTCCGGTGATGGTCTCAAGCATTTTGATTGAGCGCCATGAAGAGCGTGAGCGTGTGTTAAAGGTGCTTACTCTTTTTTTAACAGGAGTCGGGCTTGTGTGGTTTGGCATCTTATATGCAGGGGCAGGGATGATCGCGGATTTTATGGGCGATCCGGAGCTTGCTTCATTGATCCGGCTGTCTGCATGGCCATTTTTACTGCTGCCAGTGTTATCAGCCGGTAAGGGGTGGTTTCAGTCAGATGGAAATATGGTGCCTTCAGCCGTTGCGCAGGTGACTGAGCAGACTATTCGCGTCGTTGCTATTATCGGCGCCGCATTCGTCTTGACGGGTGCTGGTGCTTCGCTTTATACAGTTGGAGAAGGCGCAGTCATCGGATCCATTGCAGGCGTCGCAGCCGGCGCGCTGATCCTGATTTTGCTGCTTAGAAAAATACTTTTTCAGTCAAAAGAACGACTCACATTTAAGCAGGGAGATATCAGTCTTCTAAGGGTTCTTCTTGTCAGAGGAACCGCGATTGCCATGGTCAGTATGCTGCTTGTGCTGTATCAGCTGGTGGATGCACTGAATGTGTATGCGCTGCTCTCAGGTTATACGGGTGATGCTGATCAGGCAAAGATGTTGAAAGGAATTTATGACAGGGGTCAGCCGATTGTGCAGATGGGTGTGGTTGCAGCGACGTCACTTTCTTTAGCGATTGTGCCGGTCATTGCGTCAGATTATGAACGGAAAAGGTTCAGTGATGTGAAGCAAAAAGCTTCCCTTGCAGTCAAAACGGGCATTGTATTCGGCGCTGCTGCAACAGTTGGACTCATCAGCATCATGAAGCCGCTCAATCAGTTTTTATTTCAAAATGAGGATGGCTCCGGCGTGCTGGCTGTTTTTGCGATATCGGTCTTTTTAACATCTGTGATTGTCACGATCAACGCTGTGCTGCAGGGGACAGGCAGTTATCATACCGCTGCATGGACCGCAGCTGGGAGTCTCTTGTTGAAATATCTATTAAATATGTTGCTCGTTCCACTTTACGGCACTATGGGAGCGGCGGTTGCGACTGTATTGGCACTGGTAGCAGTCGCTTCAGTACTGATTGTAAAAGTATATAAAAAAATCGGTTTAAGGCTGTACAGGCCTTTTTATATCAGTCTCGGATTAGGTCTTATTATGATGGCGGCCGGCGTTACGCTTCTGCTGTTTTTATGGACGCCTGACACCCGGCTATCATCCGGGCTTGCATCTATTATTGCAGCGATCACAGGAGCATATTTGTTCTTTATGATCAGCTGGTCAAGCCTGTTTACAATAAACGAGCACGGTCAGATTCCGCTTGGACGTAAGATTGACCGTTTATTTGGAAAAGGGGGCAGATCATCTTGAATCACATTACAGTTATCGGTCTTGGTGCAGGGGACCTTAATCAGCTGCCGCTTGGTATCTATAAAAAACTGACAGCAGCAGACAAGCTGTATGTCCGTACTGCAGAGCATCCTGTGCTGAATGAACTTTCAGCAGAAGGTGTAACCTATGAATCATTTGACCATATTTATGAATCACATGACCGTTTTGAAGACGTCTACGCTGAGATTACTGAAAAGCTTGTGCAGCTTGCTGAATCAGCGCCTGTCCTTTATGCAGTACCCGGGCACCCGCTTGTAGCAGAGCAGACGGTTCAAAATCTTCTTGCACTTGAAAAAGAAGGCCGGATTTCTTTAACCATTGAAGGCGGTCAGAGCTTCCTTGATCCGCTTTTCACTGCAGCAGGATTTGATCCTGTTGACGGCTTTCAGCTCCTCGATGGGACTGCGCTTGAAAGTGAATCCATCAACCCGGGTCAGCATGTCATTATCGGTCAGGTATACGACAGCATGACAGCTTCTGATGTGAAGCTTGAACTGATGAACAAATATCCTGATGAACATATAGTTAAAATCGTGACTGCAGCGGGTTCAAAAGCTGAGGAGATCCGTGAAGTGAAGCTTTATGAGCTCGATCACGGCATGGTACTTTCAAACCTGACAAGCGTCTACGTGCCTCCGCTGGAAAAGGAAGAAGATTTCTACGGTGAATTCTCAAAGCTTAGAGAAATCATTTCGATCTTAAGAAGCCCGGTCGGCTGTCCATGGGATCGTGAGCAAACGCATGAATCACTGAAGCGTTATCTCATTGAGGAAACATATGAATTTCTTGAAGCGGTCGACCGCGGGGATATTGATGAAATGATTAATGAGCTCGGCGATGTTCTGCTGCAGGTTATGCTGCACGCCCAGATCGGCGAAGATGACGGCTACTTTAACATTACAGACGTCATTCAGGGCGTTTCAGCTAAAATGGTGCGACGTCATCCGCATGTGTTTGCAGATGCTGAAGCAGAGACAGCTGAAGACGTGACGGATGCCTGGCAGCAGATCAAGCATGAAGAAAAAGGCGGCGCTCCTTCAAGGCTGCTTGAAGATGCCGGAAGCGGAATGCCTGCACTGATGCAGGCATATGAAATCCAGAAGAAAGCTGCAAAAGCAGGCTTTGACTGGGATGACCACTCAGATGCATGGGATAAGTTTGAGGAAGAATGGCAGGAGTTTCAGGAGGAAGTCGCAAACGGTGACAAGCCTGCAAGCCTCCGGGAATTCGGAGACGTGCTTTTCGCGCTCGTCAACGTGTCAAGGTTCCACGGGATTTACCCTGAAGAAGCACTTGTAATGGCCAACCAGAAATTCATCAGCCGTTTTCAATTTGTTGAAGACAGGGTAAATGAATCAGGAAAACCATTTAAAGCATTCAGCCTGGGAGAGCTTGATGAGTTCTGGAAACAGGCGAAAAAAAACGGACTGTAAAAGGAGTCGATCATATGCGTTTAGATAAATTTTTAAAAGTGTCCCGTCTGATTAAGCGGAGAACGCTCGCTAAAGAAGTGGCTGATCAGGGCCGCATCCAGATCAACGGCAACACAGCAAAAGCAAGTGCCATGGTAAAAGAAGGCGATGAGCTTGTCATCCGTTTTGGCCAGCGTATCGTGACGCTGTCAGTAGACCGGCTGATGGAAACAACGAAAAAAGAAGAAGCCGGTACGATGTATACAATTAAAAAAGAAGAGCGCGTGAACGAATAATCAATCTCCACCCGGCATAAAATGAGCTAAGGTTTCAATTCTTATGCGGGGTGAAGACATGCCAATCGAACAAAAGCATCAGGACCACGAAGTCCGCATGATCGGAAGGCTTGAGCTGTCAGTGACCGGTGTCAAACAGCTTGAAAGCTTTGATCAGGACGAGTTTTTGATTGAAACAGTGGAAGGGATGCTCTCCATCAGAGGGAGCGGCCTGAAGCTTGTGAATCTGGACCTTGATAAGGGTATTGTTTCTTTAAAAGGAAAAGTCGATGATATTTTATACCTGGACAGTACAGCCCACGAACCTTCAAAGGGACTGCTTGGAAAACTGTTTAAATATTTGTAGAAGAGCAGCTCAGGATTTTTCTCAGTATAATGGCTGCAGGGGTTTTTGTCGGATTTTGCGTAACGTTTTATGAGCGTTTTATCACACAGGGGAAAAAGGGAATCTGGCGTTTCTTCCCTGATCTCCTATTCTGGCTTGGACAGGCACTCATTGTTTTTCTTCTGCTATTCCAACTGAATGCAGCTGAACTGCGGTTTTATATGCTGGTGGCACTTC
This region of Jeotgalibacillus malaysiensis genomic DNA includes:
- a CDS encoding stage V sporulation protein T: MKATGIVRRIDDLGRVVIPKEIRRTLRIREGDPLEIFVDRDGEIILKKYSPIHELGNFAKEYAESLYDSLHHAVLICDRDHFIAVAGASKKEFLNRRISSHTEEMMDARKTMMKEEAFSMEPVEHNEEDLASLAASPIIASGDPIGAVLVFSKDHALTEVDLKVCETAARFLGRQMET
- a CDS encoding spore coat protein — encoded protein: MPIEQKHQDHEVRMIGRLELSVTGVKQLESFDQDEFLIETVEGMLSIRGSGLKLVNLDLDKGIVSLKGKVDDILYLDSTAHEPSKGLLGKLFKYL